A portion of the Ferrimonas lipolytica genome contains these proteins:
- a CDS encoding HD-GYP domain-containing protein, whose translation MAQSPKATILTVDDTLTNIEVVKGVLAQDYLVQAALSGEMALKIIGKRKPDLILLDVMMPEMDGYEVCRRLKEDKTTRDIPVIFLTAKSQEEDETKGLAMGAVDYITKPISPPILKERVKNHLLLKESREFLEKQNEILEVRVKERTKQLAELQDVAMVAMGALAESRDPETGNHIRRTQRYVEILAIEMAKLEKFQDILTPEIITALYKSAPLHDIGKVGVEDKILLKPGKLTDEEFELMKLHTVYGRDAIVAAESSMDSADNFLTFAKEIAYSHQEKWDGSGYPEGLAGEDIPLSARLMAVADVYDALICKRVYKPAFTHENAVQMIIDGRGSHFDPDIVDCFVGIAERFQQVAAIFADEQ comes from the coding sequence ATGGCACAGAGCCCAAAAGCGACCATTTTGACTGTAGATGACACCTTAACCAACATTGAAGTAGTTAAAGGTGTGTTAGCCCAGGATTATTTGGTGCAGGCGGCATTAAGTGGTGAGATGGCGTTGAAGATTATTGGCAAGCGAAAGCCTGATCTCATTCTGCTTGATGTGATGATGCCAGAGATGGATGGCTATGAGGTGTGTCGTCGTCTTAAAGAAGATAAGACCACCCGTGATATCCCTGTGATCTTCCTTACTGCCAAATCGCAAGAAGAGGATGAAACCAAAGGGTTAGCGATGGGAGCGGTTGATTACATTACCAAGCCAATCAGCCCACCGATTCTAAAGGAGCGGGTTAAGAATCACTTACTACTGAAAGAGTCTCGCGAGTTTCTGGAGAAGCAGAATGAGATCTTGGAGGTACGAGTCAAGGAGCGTACCAAGCAGCTTGCTGAGTTACAGGATGTTGCTATGGTTGCCATGGGGGCGTTGGCAGAATCTCGAGATCCTGAAACGGGCAATCATATTCGCCGTACCCAGCGCTACGTTGAGATCCTTGCTATTGAGATGGCGAAGCTCGAAAAATTTCAAGATATTTTAACGCCTGAAATAATTACCGCACTGTACAAGTCGGCACCACTGCACGATATCGGCAAGGTTGGTGTTGAGGATAAGATCCTACTTAAACCAGGCAAACTCACCGACGAAGAGTTTGAGTTGATGAAGTTGCATACGGTTTATGGCCGTGATGCTATCGTCGCAGCTGAGAGCTCGATGGATTCAGCGGATAACTTCCTGACATTTGCCAAAGAGATTGCCTATTCTCACCAAGAAAAATGGGACGGTTCTGGCTACCCAGAGGGGTTGGCTGGAGAGGATATTCCATTGTCAGCACGGTTGATGGCGGTGGCGGATGTGTATGATGCGTTGATCTGCAAACGGGTTTATAAGCCGGCGTTTACCCACGAAAATGCGGTGCAGATGATTATCGATGGCCGAGGCAGCCACTTCGACCCTGATATCGTTGACTGTTTTGTTGGTATTGCTGAGCGATTCCAACAGGTGGCCGCCATCTTCGCTGATGAACAATAA
- a CDS encoding MFS transporter, which produces MAMVFATWQTLLNNFVVEVAQFDGAQIGMLQSLREVPGFLAFTAVFVLLVMREQTMILVSLALMCIGVSLTGYFPSELGLYATTVVMSVGFHYYETINQSLTLQWLPKDKTAEFMGKSLSVKAAGSLLAYGVIYAGMSWLELDYQWIYLLTGLSGLALVAYLVWSVPMFQQGPIQHKHLFLRKNYWLYYGLTFLSGARRQIFVVFAGFLMVEKFGFTVTDITALFVINYLFNLTCAPAIGRLIKHIGDRRALIVEYVGLILVFIGYGLADQAWQAGTLYVIDHLLFALAIALKSYLQKIADPQDMAATASVSFTINHIAAVVIPALLGLVWLTDHGLVFFVGAGFALLSLLLCLAVPVSPSPQQPYLKPL; this is translated from the coding sequence ATGGCGATGGTTTTCGCCACCTGGCAAACGCTGCTGAACAACTTTGTGGTAGAAGTCGCCCAGTTCGATGGTGCACAGATTGGTATGTTGCAATCCCTGCGTGAAGTGCCTGGATTCTTGGCATTTACTGCGGTGTTTGTGTTGTTAGTGATGCGGGAGCAAACCATGATTTTGGTTTCGCTGGCATTGATGTGCATTGGCGTCTCTCTCACCGGTTACTTTCCATCAGAGCTCGGCCTATATGCGACCACAGTGGTGATGTCGGTCGGCTTCCACTACTACGAAACCATCAACCAATCACTAACACTGCAATGGTTACCCAAGGATAAAACCGCCGAGTTCATGGGCAAAAGCTTGTCCGTCAAGGCTGCAGGCTCACTATTAGCGTACGGGGTGATCTACGCGGGTATGAGCTGGCTAGAGCTCGACTACCAGTGGATATACCTACTTACCGGATTATCAGGTTTAGCCTTAGTCGCTTATCTGGTGTGGTCAGTGCCGATGTTTCAACAGGGGCCTATTCAACATAAGCACCTGTTTTTGAGGAAAAATTACTGGCTCTATTACGGCCTCACCTTCCTTTCCGGCGCGCGGCGGCAGATCTTTGTGGTGTTTGCAGGTTTCTTAATGGTGGAGAAATTTGGTTTTACTGTTACCGACATTACCGCGTTATTCGTGATCAACTACCTGTTCAACCTCACCTGTGCGCCAGCCATCGGCCGCCTGATTAAACACATTGGCGACCGCCGCGCCCTGATTGTTGAGTACGTCGGTCTAATATTGGTGTTTATTGGCTATGGTCTGGCGGATCAAGCGTGGCAGGCGGGTACCCTCTACGTGATTGACCACCTACTGTTTGCCCTAGCGATAGCGCTCAAAAGCTATCTGCAGAAGATCGCCGACCCACAAGATATGGCCGCAACCGCTTCGGTCAGTTTCACCATCAACCATATCGCCGCAGTGGTGATCCCAGCCCTGCTTGGTCTGGTATGGTTAACGGATCACGGCTTGGTCTTTTTCGTTGGGGCTGGCTTTGCGTTGTTATCGTTATTGTTGTGCTTAGCGGTGCCTGTTAGTCCATCACCACAACAGCCCTATCTCAAGCCGCTGTAA
- a CDS encoding tetratricopeptide repeat protein, translating to MTLLLGCSATPHQQLAADNLWRDELFSGAEPVPLPADIFALNDDMRRVAASFRQGDHKQLTRFLRSDGELAYSGRNTRTAAETFASRSGNCMSLVIMTATLARAADIGYRYQLVQSPPVWDRQGGLYLINGHVNIQLNDGNKSNVLNVAGRSTTIDFLPGSQIRGYQVKFISESQLLARYYNNLAADALVEADYSRAYALLKAAYATEPDYQQLWNTLGVLYRRSGQEQMAEQVYRYAIELPQVSNDALYNLALLLARQERLLEWQQVHARLELQRIRNPYYYFDMGENAYQRGEYGNAVRYFSKAIKLADYRHEFHFGISRAYFSNGQLGLSQRHMDRAVELAPQNEKQRYQLKLVALQRH from the coding sequence GTGACATTACTGCTCGGTTGCAGCGCGACTCCCCATCAGCAATTGGCTGCGGATAACCTTTGGCGAGACGAATTGTTTAGTGGTGCAGAGCCGGTGCCACTGCCTGCAGATATATTCGCTCTAAACGACGATATGCGACGGGTCGCTGCCAGCTTTCGCCAAGGTGATCATAAGCAGCTGACTCGGTTTTTACGCAGTGATGGCGAACTTGCTTATAGTGGCAGAAATACTCGCACTGCGGCCGAGACCTTTGCTAGTCGCAGCGGTAATTGTATGTCGCTGGTTATCATGACGGCTACTTTGGCCCGTGCTGCCGATATCGGCTATCGCTATCAGTTGGTGCAGTCGCCGCCGGTGTGGGATCGCCAAGGGGGGCTGTATCTAATCAATGGCCACGTCAATATTCAACTCAACGACGGCAATAAGAGCAATGTACTCAATGTTGCTGGCCGCTCGACCACCATTGATTTCCTTCCCGGTAGCCAAATTCGCGGCTATCAAGTTAAATTTATCAGTGAATCACAGCTGCTGGCTCGTTATTACAATAACTTAGCCGCCGACGCTTTAGTCGAGGCTGATTATTCTCGAGCTTATGCACTGTTAAAAGCCGCTTATGCGACCGAGCCTGATTATCAGCAATTGTGGAATACCTTGGGTGTGCTCTATCGTCGCAGTGGCCAAGAACAGATGGCAGAACAGGTATATCGTTATGCCATTGAGTTGCCTCAAGTAAGTAACGATGCACTGTATAACTTAGCGCTGCTGTTAGCGCGACAAGAACGGCTGCTGGAATGGCAGCAGGTTCATGCACGCCTTGAGCTCCAACGGATCCGCAATCCCTATTATTATTTTGATATGGGGGAAAACGCTTATCAGCGAGGGGAGTACGGTAATGCGGTACGTTACTTTTCGAAAGCGATTAAGCTGGCGGATTATCGCCATGAGTTTCACTTTGGGATAAGCCGAGCTTATTTTAGCAATGGCCAGTTAGGGTTAAGCCAACGGCATATGGATAGAGCGGTTGAGCTGGCTCCTCAGAATGAAAAACAGCGCTACCAATTGAAATTAGTAGCGCTGCAGCGACATTAA
- the ppa gene encoding inorganic diphosphatase: MSLNDVPAGKSLPDDIYVVIEIPANHDPIKYEVDKDSGALFVDRLMKSPMFYPANYGYVNKTLSLDGDPVDVLVPTPFPLQAGSVIRCRPVGVLKMTDESGEDAKIIAVPHTKLSQEYDNIRDIDDVPELLKAQIKQFFERYKELETGKWVQVDGWEDAAAARAELLSSAERYHNT, translated from the coding sequence ATGAGCCTAAATGATGTACCCGCAGGTAAAAGCCTCCCAGACGACATCTACGTTGTCATTGAGATCCCCGCCAACCACGATCCAATTAAGTACGAAGTCGATAAAGACAGCGGCGCACTATTCGTCGATCGGTTGATGAAATCTCCAATGTTTTACCCTGCCAACTATGGTTACGTAAACAAAACCCTATCGCTGGATGGCGATCCAGTTGATGTATTGGTGCCAACGCCGTTCCCGCTGCAAGCGGGTTCAGTGATTCGTTGCCGCCCAGTGGGAGTGTTAAAGATGACCGATGAGTCTGGAGAAGACGCTAAGATCATCGCCGTGCCGCACACCAAGCTATCGCAAGAGTATGACAACATTCGCGATATCGACGACGTACCAGAGTTATTAAAGGCTCAAATCAAGCAATTCTTCGAGCGTTACAAAGAGCTCGAGACCGGTAAATGGGTACAGGTAGACGGTTGGGAAGACGCTGCCGCAGCTCGCGCCGAACTGCTTAGCTCAGCTGAGCGTTACCACAACACCTAA